A single Camarhynchus parvulus chromosome 5, STF_HiC, whole genome shotgun sequence DNA region contains:
- the PLEKHD1 gene encoding pleckstrin homology domain-containing family D member 1, producing MFASKSSSVSPSPSMEQADSDALDISTKVQLYGVLWKRPFGRQSAKWSRRFFIIKESFLLYYAESEKKSFESNKYFNIHPKGVIPLGGCIVEPKEEANMPYAIKISHEDFHGNIVLAAESEFEQAQWLEMLQESGKVTWKNAQLGEAMIESLEAQGLQLAKEKQEYLDKLMEETEELCLQREQKEELERLNQILEAEKQRFEEVVRELRLEQEEIRRELELTARSLKGVEEEKKELRSLTESLQNTLEELSLEKQQMLEMLEENESQVPPPTSPSKEQSPIWGLHCSLRQIEEKMQQLLQEKLLAEKRMKENEERSRALEEEREFYSSQSQALQNSLSELTAEKQQAERDLKAEVKVRMDLEKRLREAEEALQSLEQGLNSLNCNKEKEKKMKADVSNLRKFFEECIRNAELEAKMPVIMKNSVYIHKAATRRIKSCRFRCRRTSASWNDMKQSQSFIFSPAEGENIEELKEAAKRLSRDQRFRKTIYQIMRSQKDGASGDKK from the exons GTTCTTCATCATTAAGGAAAGCTTCCTGCTGTACTATGCTGAGAGTGAAAAGAAGAGTTTTGAAAGCAATAAATACTTCAATATCCATCCCAAG GGTGTCATACCCCTGGGAGGTTGCATTGTGGAGCCCAAAGAAGAGGCCAACATGCCTTATGCCATAAAGATCTCTCATGAAGACTTCCAT GGTAACATTGTTCTAGCAGCCGAATCAGAATTTGAGCAGGCTCAGTGGCTGGAGATGTTACAGGAGTCTGGAAAAGT GACCTGGAAGAATGCCCAGCTGGGAGAAGCCATGATCGAGAGCCTGGAAGCTCAAGGACTACAGCTGGCCAAGGAGAAACAGGAATATTTAG ATAAACTAATGGAAGAAACAGAGGAGCTATGTCTGCAGAGGGAGCAAAAAGAG GAACTGGAGCGTCTGAACCAGATCCTGGAAGCAGAGAAGCAGCGCTTTGAGGAGGTGGTGCGGGAGCTgcggctggagcaggaggagatcCGACG GGAGCTGGAGCTCACAGCCCGCTCCCTCAAAGGAgtggaggaagagaagaaagagctgCGAAGCCTGACAGAGTCCTTACAGAACACCCTGGAG GAGCTCTCCctggaaaaacaacaaatgctggagatgctggaagaaaatgagaGCCAGGTCCCACCTCCAACCAGCCCCAGCAAGGAGCAAAGCCCCATCTGGGGACTACACTGCAGCCTGCGGCAGATTGAAGAGAAGATGCAGCAACTTCTGCAGGAGAAACTCCTGGCAGAGAAAAG GATGAAGGAGAATGAGGAGCGGTCTCGAGCACTGGAGGAGGAGCGGGAGTTTTACTCTTCCCAGTCGCAAGCGCTGCAGAACTCGCTCTCGGAGCTGactgcagagaaacagcaggcagagagagacCTCAAG GCTGAAGTGAAGGTACGCATGGATCTGGAGAAGAGACTGAGAGAGGCTGAGGAAGCCTTGCAGAGCTTGGAGCAAGGCTTAAATTCCCTGAATTGCAacaaggagaaagagaagaagatgAAAGCAGATGTCAGTAACTTGAGAA AGTTCTTTGAAGAGTGCATCCGCAATGCTGAGCTGGAGGCCAAGATGCCTGTGATCATGAAGAACTCCGTGTACATCCACAAGGCTGCCACTCGCCGCATAAAGAGCTGCCGCTTCCGCTGCCGGAGAACCAGCGCCTCCTGGAATGACA TGAAACAGTCACAGTCCTTCATCTTCTCACCTGCAGAAGGTGAAAACATTGAAGAGCTGAAAGAAGCAGCCAAAAGACTGAGCCGGGACCAGCGCTTTAGGAAAACTATCTATCAAATCATGAGGTCACAAAAGGATGGTGCTTCAGGGGACAAAAAGTGA